AAGCGCCAGCAGCAAATCGAAAACCGCCGCGGACAGATCGTCGAGGCGGCGCTTGTCTGTTTCATCGCTTCAGGCTTCCACCAGACCGGCATGCGCGACATCGCGGATGCCGCCGGCGTCAGCCTGGGCAATCTGTACAACCACTTCCCGAACAAACAGGCCTTGATCGCGGAGATAGCCGTGATGGAAGCGCTGGAAAAACAGGACTTGATCGATGCGTTGGCGGCGGACCCCGCCGGCCCCGCCATCCGGGATTTCGCCGAACGCTATCTGCAGCTGTGCGAGCGTCCGGAAGATGTCAGCCTGACCGCCGAAGTGCTGGCGGAAGCGGCGCGCGACGCCGAGCTGGCTCGGCTGTTCGCTGCCAACCGCCGTCGCCTGGTCAGCGCCTTGGCCGATGCCTTGCACCGCGGCGCCGAACAGGGAGACATAGACAATGGCCTGCCCTTTTCCGCCTGCGCCCACTGGCTGCTGGATGCGCTGGAAGGCTGCGCCATCAATCGCGCCCTACTGGGCACCCAACTGGAAGACGCAGACATCTCCGCCTTGATCGACAAGCTATTGTCGCCCGCGGGAGGAAAATGATGAGCCCGCGCCCAAACCGTCTGGACGGCCTGGA
This genomic window from Chromobacterium phragmitis contains:
- a CDS encoding TetR/AcrR family transcriptional regulator gives rise to the protein MMPKRQQQIENRRGQIVEAALVCFIASGFHQTGMRDIADAAGVSLGNLYNHFPNKQALIAEIAVMEALEKQDLIDALAADPAGPAIRDFAERYLQLCERPEDVSLTAEVLAEAARDAELARLFAANRRRLVSALADALHRGAEQGDIDNGLPFSACAHWLLDALEGCAINRALLGTQLEDADISALIDKLLSPAGGK